A region from the Mercenaria mercenaria strain notata chromosome 7, MADL_Memer_1, whole genome shotgun sequence genome encodes:
- the LOC128558495 gene encoding uncharacterized protein LOC128558495 yields the protein MFLVKCQFGFVRSKHIKEMFTSQFKLGELFLKKDIAQMEPQFDCEIGIKASDDTENCWIYACALISFNRIILADGRNKCLKMVDIENRNIAEKYKLKSRPSGLAVITMDRIAVTLPAESKVQFLTLTQCEKITESNAIDVIGPCKNIACKENMIMVLYPDHVVILNLDGEEIKTISHSNMEFLVGIALDSKYFYVSNSSLRKSVLKFDIEGKLIAIYKDKDLSDVRGLYVTRDGTVLVCNWEDDGSIHMISPECKMIKEILKQNDHVRYPWCISFCNETNRLFICYNEIKLDPKLKNVMHIHQFK from the coding sequence ATGTTTCTGGTCAAATGCCAGTTTGGGTTTGTTCGTTCTAAACACATTAAAGAAATGTTCACATCTCAGTTTAAGCTAGGTGaactatttttaaagaaagatattgCACAAATGGAACCGCAGTTTGATTGTGAAATTGGAATAAAGGCATCGGATGACACGGAAAATTGTTGGATTTATGCCTGTGCTCTTATTTCGTTCAATCGGATAATATTAGCAGATGGTAGAAACAAATGCTTGAAAATGGTTGatattgaaaacagaaatattgcagaaaaatacaaacttaaaagCAGACCGAGTGGACTGGCAGTTATAACTATGGATCGTATTGCTGTTACACTTCCTGCAGAAAGTAAAGTACAGTTTCTGACTTTAACGCAGTGTGAGAAAATAACTGAAAGTAACGCCATTGATGTGATTGGCCCGTGTAAAAACATTGCTTGCAAGGAAAATATGATAATGGTTTTATATCCTGATCATGTTGTTATTCTGAATTTGGATGGGGAAGAGATAAAAACTATATCCCATTCGAATATGGAATTTCTTGTGGGTATCGCTCTTGactctaaatatttttatgtttctaaTAGTTCGCTtagaaaaagtgttttaaaatttgatattgaagGCAAGCTTATTGCAATATACAAGGATAAGGATCTCTCAGATGTTAGAGGACTCTATGTAACAAGAGATGGCACAGTTCTTGTATGTAACTGGGAGGATGATGGAAGTATTCATATGATATCACCAGAGTGCAAAATGATCAAGgaaattttgaagcaaaatgatCATGTTAGATATCCATGGTGCATCTCGTTCTGCAATGAAACAAACAGACTTTTTATttgttacaatgaaataaaacttgatcCTAAACTAAAGAATGTGATGCACATACATCAATTCAAATAG